The Miltoncostaea oceani genome includes a region encoding these proteins:
- a CDS encoding ABC transporter substrate-binding protein, whose protein sequence is MASLLMVGVLGLGGIVAGCGDDDSGGGGDVGELKIGVLVPLTGALADFGGPGSDAANLAAEQVNAGAGDTGLELTLITEDTKTDPQAAQEAATKLIESDGVAGLAGPWATPELIPTAENVTIASGIPLVTPSATGPDLTTLDDDGLVFRTPPSDAIQGRVIAQVMAEEIGADATVNTAHRNDSYGTALVEEFTKAWEAGGGTIGKNVAYNPDATSLNSEAQQIASGNPDGWMIIDYTGTWAKMGPALVRTGNWDPARTFTGDGLRSPDLPGDAGEPTTEGIRGTVPTSLEAPAGAAFDTLWNTELDKPRQTYDAQNFDAVVLLALAAAAAGSSDPADIAANLQAVSGPPGDKYTYEQMSEALQALADGEDIDYEGASGPIDFDDNGDPASANYATWSYTGGKLVDSDQVITITEE, encoded by the coding sequence ATGGCGTCCCTCCTCATGGTGGGGGTGCTCGGACTCGGCGGCATCGTCGCCGGCTGCGGGGACGACGATAGCGGCGGCGGCGGTGACGTCGGCGAGCTGAAGATCGGCGTCCTGGTCCCGCTCACCGGGGCACTCGCCGACTTCGGCGGCCCCGGCTCCGACGCGGCGAACCTCGCGGCCGAGCAGGTCAACGCGGGCGCCGGTGACACCGGCCTCGAGCTGACCCTGATCACCGAGGACACCAAGACCGACCCGCAGGCCGCCCAGGAGGCCGCGACGAAGCTCATCGAGAGCGACGGCGTCGCCGGCCTCGCCGGCCCGTGGGCCACCCCCGAGCTGATCCCGACGGCGGAGAACGTGACCATCGCCTCCGGCATCCCGCTCGTCACCCCCTCGGCGACCGGCCCCGACCTGACGACGCTCGACGACGACGGCCTCGTGTTCCGCACGCCGCCGTCGGACGCCATCCAGGGCCGCGTCATCGCCCAGGTGATGGCCGAGGAGATCGGCGCCGACGCGACCGTCAACACGGCGCACCGCAACGACTCGTACGGCACCGCGCTCGTCGAGGAGTTCACGAAGGCGTGGGAGGCGGGCGGCGGCACCATCGGCAAGAACGTCGCCTACAACCCCGACGCGACGAGCCTCAACTCGGAGGCACAGCAGATCGCGAGCGGGAACCCGGACGGCTGGATGATCATCGACTACACCGGCACCTGGGCGAAGATGGGCCCGGCGCTGGTCCGCACCGGCAACTGGGACCCGGCCCGCACGTTCACCGGCGACGGCCTCCGGTCCCCCGACCTGCCCGGCGACGCCGGCGAGCCGACGACCGAGGGCATCCGCGGCACCGTCCCGACCTCCCTCGAGGCCCCGGCCGGCGCGGCGTTCGACACCCTGTGGAACACCGAGCTGGACAAGCCCCGTCAGACCTATGACGCGCAGAACTTCGACGCGGTCGTGCTGCTCGCCCTCGCGGCGGCGGCGGCGGGCTCGAGCGACCCGGCGGACATCGCCGCGAACCTCCAGGCGGTCTCGGGTCCCCCGGGCGACAAGTACACGTACGAGCAGATGAGCGAGGCCCTGCAGGCGCTCGCCGACGGCGAGGACATCGACTACGAGGGCGCGTCGGGTCCGATCGACTTCGACGACAACGGCGACCCCGCCTCGGCCAACTACGCCACCTGGAGCTACACGGGCGGCAAGCTGGTCGACAGCGACCAGGTCATCACGATCACGGAGGAGTAG
- a CDS encoding nitroreductase family protein yields the protein MDVHLAVASKRDARRYSGAEVPDTVRTAILDAGRLAGSARNRQPCRFVVVEGEAVPAVADAVYAAGNVMSAGFVVVLVVSPGGGLVDFDAGRTAQNMMLAAWAEGVTSCPNGIADRDALARALGIEAPERAVIVLTFGSPERPRDPARRDVARWSAGAARLPLDALVRHVGSADR from the coding sequence ATGGACGTGCACCTCGCCGTGGCCAGCAAGCGCGACGCCCGCCGCTACTCGGGCGCCGAGGTCCCGGATACGGTGCGCACCGCGATCCTCGACGCGGGCCGCCTCGCCGGCAGCGCCCGCAACCGGCAGCCCTGCCGGTTCGTGGTGGTCGAGGGCGAGGCGGTCCCCGCCGTCGCGGACGCCGTCTACGCCGCGGGCAACGTCATGTCCGCCGGCTTCGTGGTCGTGCTCGTCGTGAGCCCCGGCGGCGGCCTCGTCGACTTCGACGCGGGGCGCACCGCCCAGAACATGATGCTCGCGGCCTGGGCGGAGGGCGTCACCTCGTGCCCGAACGGCATCGCCGACCGCGACGCGCTCGCCCGCGCCCTCGGCATCGAGGCGCCGGAGCGCGCCGTCATCGTCCTGACGTTCGGGTCCCCCGAGCGACCCCGCGACCCCGCCCGCCGCGACGTGGCCCGGTGGAGCGCCGGCGCCGCCCGCCTCCCGCTCGACGCGCTCGTGCGGCACGTCGGATCGGCGGACCGGTGA
- a CDS encoding branched-chain amino acid ABC transporter permease — MDPLLAFGFWAFVLTFAGIYAIFVLGLQVEVGDTGLINFGHVAFMAIGAYTTGLLLTNDVSIWIAMPVAIIAAGAAGALLGIPTLRLRADYFAITTIAAGEILRITIENEQETTGGTQGLRGASGPWRDFNNDVLDTFSGWGIDLDRRVPLLVIVWVTLVLVGLLLVYLGRTPWRRALRAVRENEEAAAASGIPVFSYKLQSLVLGSAIAGLAGVLFTFYSTTLFPENFEPIFTFVGFAILILGGIGSYFGVVVGSIVIGFIVSGTRFLDFPLEADKVAALRFVLVGLIIMAMMAFRPQGLFGKKEELHLDA, encoded by the coding sequence GTGGACCCCCTCCTCGCATTCGGCTTCTGGGCCTTCGTCCTCACCTTCGCCGGGATCTACGCGATCTTCGTCCTCGGCCTGCAGGTCGAGGTCGGCGACACCGGCCTCATCAACTTCGGCCACGTCGCGTTCATGGCGATCGGCGCCTACACCACCGGCCTGCTGCTCACCAACGACGTCTCCATCTGGATCGCGATGCCGGTGGCGATCATCGCGGCGGGCGCGGCGGGCGCCCTGCTCGGCATCCCGACCCTGCGCCTGCGCGCCGACTACTTCGCGATCACGACGATCGCGGCCGGGGAGATCCTGCGGATCACGATCGAGAACGAACAGGAGACCACCGGCGGCACCCAGGGCCTGCGCGGGGCGAGCGGCCCGTGGCGCGACTTCAACAACGACGTCCTCGACACGTTCTCCGGGTGGGGCATCGACCTCGACCGGCGCGTGCCGCTGCTCGTGATCGTCTGGGTGACCCTCGTCCTGGTGGGGCTGCTGCTCGTGTACCTCGGCCGCACCCCGTGGCGGCGTGCGCTGCGGGCGGTGCGCGAGAACGAGGAGGCCGCGGCGGCGTCGGGGATCCCGGTGTTCTCGTACAAGCTGCAGTCTCTGGTGCTGGGCTCGGCCATCGCCGGCCTCGCCGGGGTGCTGTTCACCTTCTACTCGACGACCCTCTTCCCCGAGAACTTCGAGCCCATCTTCACCTTCGTCGGCTTCGCGATCCTCATCCTCGGCGGTATCGGCTCGTACTTCGGCGTCGTCGTCGGGTCGATCGTGATCGGGTTCATCGTGTCCGGCACCCGGTTCCTCGACTTCCCGCTCGAGGCCGACAAGGTCGCCGCCCTGCGCTTCGTGCTGGTCGGGCTGATCATCATGGCGATGATGGCCTTCCGGCCGCAGGGGCTGTTCGGCAAGAAGGAGGAGCTCCATCTCGACGCCTGA
- a CDS encoding ABC transporter ATP-binding protein, with product MTDAAATPVLEADGLVGGYVAEADILRGCTLTAADGEIVVVIGPNGAGKSTLAKAVFGLVKVREGRVRLRGHDITGAAPHEVTALGMSYVPQVSNVFGSLTVQENLEVGGVLKRGLIKERMDSMMTLFPRLGERRRQRAGTLSGGERQMLAMARALMPDPTVLLLDEPSAGLAPRAVGEVFDTVVEINRAGVTIVMIEQNARRALALADRGYVLEGGQNRFEGPGDKLLVDPQVAELYLGGAAPPAAGAPDR from the coding sequence GTGACCGACGCCGCCGCGACGCCGGTGCTGGAGGCCGACGGCCTCGTCGGGGGCTACGTCGCCGAGGCCGACATCCTCCGCGGCTGCACCCTGACCGCCGCCGACGGCGAGATCGTCGTGGTGATCGGCCCGAACGGCGCCGGCAAGTCGACGCTCGCGAAGGCCGTGTTCGGCCTGGTGAAGGTGCGCGAGGGCCGGGTGCGTCTGCGCGGCCACGACATCACCGGGGCCGCGCCCCACGAGGTCACCGCCCTCGGCATGAGCTACGTGCCGCAGGTCTCCAACGTGTTCGGCTCCCTGACCGTCCAGGAGAACCTGGAGGTCGGCGGCGTGCTGAAGCGCGGCCTGATCAAGGAGCGGATGGACAGCATGATGACGCTGTTCCCGCGCCTCGGGGAGCGGCGGCGCCAGCGCGCCGGGACCCTGTCCGGCGGGGAGCGCCAGATGCTCGCGATGGCGCGGGCCCTGATGCCCGACCCGACGGTGCTGCTCCTCGACGAGCCGTCCGCCGGGCTCGCGCCGCGCGCCGTCGGCGAGGTGTTCGACACCGTCGTCGAGATCAACCGCGCGGGCGTGACCATCGTGATGATCGAGCAGAACGCCCGTCGCGCCCTCGCGCTCGCCGACCGCGGCTACGTGCTCGAGGGGGGCCAGAACCGCTTCGAGGGCCCCGGCGACAAGCTGCTCGTCGACCCCCAGGTGGCCGAGCTGTACCTCGGCGGCGCGGCCCCTCCCGCCGCGGGCGCGCCCGACCGCTGA
- a CDS encoding GNAT family N-acetyltransferase yields the protein MPGVMALRHAVFVVEQGVPPELEHDGLDATALHLLAEGDGAIVGCCRLVRDGGAMRLGRMAVAAPGRGRGVGARLLRFAEDVARDAGATEVTLHAQVGARGFYARAGYAEEGDEFLDAGIVHVAMRRGL from the coding sequence ATGCCGGGGGTGATGGCGTTGCGCCACGCGGTCTTCGTCGTCGAGCAGGGCGTGCCGCCCGAGCTGGAGCACGACGGCCTCGACGCGACGGCCCTCCATCTGCTCGCCGAGGGCGACGGCGCGATCGTCGGCTGCTGCCGGCTCGTGCGCGACGGCGGGGCGATGCGGCTCGGGCGGATGGCGGTCGCCGCCCCCGGTCGCGGGCGGGGCGTCGGGGCCCGGCTGCTGCGGTTCGCCGAGGACGTCGCGCGGGACGCGGGGGCGACGGAGGTCACGCTGCACGCCCAGGTCGGCGCCCGGGGCTTCTACGCGCGGGCCGGGTACGCGGAGGAGGGCGACGAGTTCCTCGACGCCGGCATCGTCCACGTCGCGATGCGGCGGGGTCTCTAG
- a CDS encoding AzlC family ABC transporter permease — protein MRQAAAIAVVAGAFALSFGVLCSETGLGLPMTVALSTLVFAGSAQLAAVGVMADGGTGAAAVLAGLLLASRNLAFGVALAPLLGGRLRRRLVAAQLVIDESVAVATAQPDPATARRAFWITGAAVFVPWNAGTVAGWALTGAIDVEATGLDAAVPGAFVALLAPRLTSPAARASALGGAAIALALTPVAPAGVPILLSAAGAGLGLLVGRRRAGVP, from the coding sequence GTGCGGCAGGCCGCCGCCATCGCGGTCGTCGCCGGCGCGTTCGCGCTCTCGTTCGGCGTCCTCTGCTCCGAGACCGGGCTCGGCCTGCCGATGACGGTCGCGCTGTCGACCCTCGTCTTCGCCGGGTCCGCCCAGCTCGCCGCGGTGGGCGTCATGGCGGACGGCGGGACCGGCGCCGCCGCGGTGCTCGCCGGGCTGCTGCTCGCCTCCCGCAACCTGGCGTTCGGGGTGGCGCTCGCGCCGCTCCTCGGCGGCCGCCTCCGCCGGCGCCTCGTCGCGGCGCAGCTCGTGATCGACGAGTCGGTCGCCGTCGCGACGGCGCAGCCCGACCCCGCCACGGCGCGTCGCGCCTTCTGGATCACGGGGGCCGCGGTGTTCGTGCCGTGGAACGCCGGGACCGTCGCGGGCTGGGCGCTGACCGGGGCGATCGACGTCGAGGCGACCGGCCTCGACGCGGCCGTGCCGGGGGCGTTCGTCGCGCTGCTCGCCCCCCGCCTCACGTCGCCCGCGGCGCGGGCGTCGGCGCTCGGCGGCGCCGCGATCGCGCTGGCGCTGACGCCCGTCGCCCCCGCCGGGGTGCCGATCCTGCTGTCGGCGGCGGGCGCGGGCCTCGGCCTCCTCGTCGGCCGCCGCCGCGCCGGGGTCCCGTGA
- a CDS encoding TIGR00730 family Rossman fold protein, whose protein sequence is MSLERRGRLGARGPGEAALGHADAGLLGRGSDPEFLHSDPWRVLRILGEFVDGFDALARVGPAVSVFGSARIGSENPHYELARDVGRRLVERGYAVITGGGPGIMEAANRGASEAGGMSVGCTIELPHEQAVNDYVNLAIAFRYFFVRKTMFVKYAEAYIVFPGGFGTMDELFEALTLIQTGKARSFPVVLCGVSHWAGLVRWIQARLLDDGFVGRSDMDLIQMSDDPDEIVRMAVGEPS, encoded by the coding sequence GTGAGCCTCGAGCGGCGCGGCCGCCTCGGGGCCCGCGGACCGGGGGAGGCCGCCCTCGGGCACGCCGACGCGGGCCTCCTCGGGCGCGGCAGCGACCCCGAGTTCCTGCACAGCGATCCGTGGCGCGTCCTGCGGATCCTCGGCGAGTTCGTCGACGGCTTCGACGCCCTCGCCCGGGTCGGCCCCGCCGTGTCGGTGTTCGGCTCCGCCCGGATCGGCAGCGAGAACCCCCACTACGAGCTCGCGCGCGACGTGGGCCGCCGGCTCGTGGAGCGCGGGTACGCCGTCATCACCGGCGGCGGGCCGGGGATCATGGAGGCCGCCAACCGGGGTGCGTCGGAGGCCGGCGGCATGTCGGTGGGGTGCACCATCGAGCTGCCGCACGAGCAGGCCGTCAACGACTACGTGAACCTGGCGATCGCCTTCCGGTACTTCTTCGTCCGGAAGACCATGTTCGTGAAGTACGCCGAGGCCTACATCGTGTTCCCCGGCGGGTTCGGGACGATGGACGAGCTGTTCGAGGCGCTCACCCTGATCCAGACGGGGAAGGCCCGCAGCTTCCCGGTGGTGCTGTGCGGCGTGTCCCACTGGGCCGGGCTGGTGCGCTGGATCCAGGCGCGCCTGCTCGACGACGGGTTCGTCGGCCGCAGCGACATGGACCTCATCCAGATGTCCGACGACCCCGACGAGATCGTGCGCATGGCCGTCGGGGAGCCGTCGTGA
- the tadA gene encoding tRNA adenosine(34) deaminase TadA, which produces MTRVFPRDEHFMRVALREAAEAADHGDVPVGAVVVRDGEVVGAAHNEREARGDPTAHAEVLALRAAAVTLGGWRLLGTVLYCTLEPCPMCAGAIQQARVARVVFGAPDQKVGAAGSVINPLQDPRLLHRVEIQGGVLAAEALGLLRAFFDDRR; this is translated from the coding sequence ATGACCCGCGTCTTCCCGCGCGACGAGCACTTCATGCGGGTCGCGCTCCGCGAGGCGGCCGAGGCGGCCGACCACGGCGACGTCCCCGTCGGGGCGGTGGTGGTGCGCGACGGCGAGGTGGTCGGCGCCGCGCACAACGAGCGGGAGGCCCGCGGCGACCCCACGGCGCACGCGGAGGTGCTGGCCCTGCGGGCCGCGGCCGTCACGCTCGGCGGGTGGCGCCTGCTCGGGACCGTCCTCTACTGCACCCTCGAGCCGTGCCCCATGTGCGCCGGCGCGATCCAGCAGGCGCGCGTCGCCCGCGTCGTCTTCGGCGCCCCCGACCAGAAGGTCGGGGCGGCCGGCTCGGTGATCAACCCGCTCCAGGACCCCCGGTTGCTGCACCGCGTCGAGATCCAGGGGGGCGTCCTCGCCGCCGAGGCGCTCGGCCTGCTGCGCGCGTTCTTCGACGACAGGCGTTAG
- a CDS encoding MerR family transcriptional regulator, whose protein sequence is MTPLTTDTTPTTPPGLLRIGELSRRHGVSPDLLRVWERRYGLLEPERSPGGFRLYTPKDEERVRAMRRHLAQGFSAAVAARMALRAPTPPPSSERQGAMDSALDELGAALEAFQDVEAQAVLDRLLATFSVEAVLRDVVLPYLQRLGRRWEEGEISIGQEHFASAVLRGRLLGLARGFDVGVGPRALLACPSGERHDLGLLCFGIGLREHGWRVTYLGADSPIETIRDTAGRLDPDLVVVCAEREEPLDAVVHELRELSAAHPLALAGRGASVETAHAARASLLQDAPMAAAARLASEWTSRGKVRETRPSG, encoded by the coding sequence GTGACCCCGCTGACCACCGACACGACGCCGACGACCCCACCGGGCCTCCTGCGCATCGGGGAGCTCAGCCGCCGTCACGGCGTCAGTCCGGACCTGCTCCGGGTGTGGGAGCGGCGCTACGGCCTGCTGGAGCCCGAGCGCTCCCCCGGCGGCTTCCGGCTCTACACGCCGAAGGACGAGGAGCGCGTGCGCGCCATGCGCCGCCACCTCGCCCAGGGGTTCTCGGCCGCCGTCGCGGCCCGCATGGCCCTGCGCGCGCCGACGCCGCCGCCCTCGTCCGAGCGCCAGGGGGCGATGGACAGCGCCCTCGACGAGCTCGGCGCCGCGCTCGAGGCGTTCCAGGACGTCGAGGCGCAGGCGGTGCTCGACCGGCTGCTCGCGACGTTCAGCGTCGAGGCCGTCCTCCGCGACGTGGTCCTCCCCTACCTCCAGCGCCTCGGGCGCCGGTGGGAAGAGGGCGAGATCTCGATCGGCCAGGAGCACTTCGCCAGCGCCGTCCTGCGCGGCCGGCTGCTCGGCCTCGCCCGCGGGTTCGACGTCGGCGTCGGCCCGCGCGCGCTGCTCGCATGCCCGTCGGGCGAGCGACACGACCTCGGGCTGCTGTGCTTCGGCATCGGGCTGCGCGAGCACGGCTGGCGCGTCACCTACCTCGGCGCGGACAGCCCCATCGAGACGATCCGCGACACCGCCGGGCGCCTCGACCCGGACCTCGTCGTCGTCTGCGCCGAGCGCGAGGAGCCGCTCGACGCCGTCGTGCACGAGCTGCGCGAGCTGTCGGCCGCCCACCCCCTCGCCCTCGCGGGACGGGGCGCCTCGGTGGAGACGGCGCACGCCGCGCGCGCCTCGCTGCTGCAGGACGCGCCCATGGCCGCCGCGGCGCGGCTGGCGAGCGAGTGGACGTCCCGGGGAAAGGTGCGTGAGACCCGGCCCAGCGGGTAG
- a CDS encoding MOSC domain-containing protein, which produces MRIVAVSTGLPADLTSGSRTVLSGIVKAPVDGRVAVGPTGLAGDGQADLSVHGGPDKAVYAYPLEHYAHWAAELGRDDLAPGHFGENLTVEGLPEDEIAIGDVLRSDGALFEVSQPRVPCFKLGMRMGDPGFLKPFLRSGRVGFYLRVLETGSVGAGDALRREHAAEGSMTVRGVAALLLDSASADDLARGAEVAALPLAWREGFANRAIALRRRPA; this is translated from the coding sequence GTGCGCATCGTCGCGGTCAGCACGGGCCTGCCGGCCGACCTCACCTCCGGGTCCCGCACCGTCCTGAGCGGCATCGTGAAGGCGCCGGTCGACGGGCGCGTCGCCGTCGGGCCGACGGGCCTCGCCGGGGACGGGCAGGCCGACCTCTCGGTGCACGGCGGCCCCGACAAGGCCGTGTACGCCTATCCGCTCGAGCACTACGCCCACTGGGCGGCGGAGCTCGGGCGCGACGACCTCGCGCCGGGGCACTTCGGCGAGAACCTCACGGTCGAGGGCCTGCCGGAGGACGAGATCGCGATCGGCGACGTGCTGCGGTCCGACGGGGCGCTGTTCGAGGTCAGCCAGCCCCGCGTGCCGTGCTTCAAGCTCGGGATGCGGATGGGCGACCCCGGGTTCCTGAAGCCGTTCCTGCGCAGCGGGCGCGTCGGCTTCTACCTGCGGGTGCTCGAGACCGGATCGGTCGGGGCCGGCGACGCGCTGCGCCGGGAGCACGCGGCGGAGGGGTCGATGACCGTCCGCGGGGTCGCGGCGCTCCTGCTCGACTCCGCCTCCGCGGACGACCTGGCCCGGGGGGCCGAGGTCGCCGCCCTCCCCCTCGCGTGGCGGGAGGGGTTCGCGAACCGGGCGATCGCCCTCAGGCGGCGGCCTGCATGA
- a CDS encoding ABC transporter ATP-binding protein — protein MRDLRVRFGGLQAVAGATFDVRAGSMTALIGPNGAGKTTAFNLLTGFIRADSGAVRFAGTDIFRERPDRISRLGMVRTFQLTRVLSKMTVIDNVMLAAPDQPGMQLHNALFRRSAWRAREAEVREEAMTLLAEVGIEKHAASYAATLSGGQRKLLELARALMTHPRLVLLDEPMAGVNPTLGRRLLDYLTRLRSERDLTILFVEHDMDAVMERSDEVIVMAEGAVISRGHPDEVRRDARVIDAYLGAEPTLS, from the coding sequence GTGCGCGACCTGAGGGTCCGCTTCGGGGGCCTGCAGGCCGTGGCCGGCGCCACCTTCGACGTCCGCGCCGGCTCGATGACCGCGCTGATCGGGCCGAACGGCGCGGGCAAGACGACGGCCTTCAACCTGCTGACCGGCTTCATCCGCGCCGACTCGGGGGCCGTCCGGTTCGCGGGCACCGACATCTTCCGGGAGCGGCCCGACCGCATCTCCCGCCTCGGAATGGTCCGCACGTTCCAGCTCACCCGCGTGCTGTCGAAGATGACGGTGATCGACAACGTGATGCTGGCCGCGCCCGACCAGCCGGGCATGCAGCTCCACAACGCCCTGTTCCGCCGCTCCGCCTGGCGCGCCCGGGAGGCCGAGGTGCGGGAGGAGGCGATGACGCTGCTCGCCGAGGTCGGCATCGAGAAGCACGCCGCGTCGTACGCGGCGACGCTCTCCGGCGGTCAGCGCAAGCTGCTGGAGCTCGCCCGCGCGCTCATGACGCACCCGCGCCTCGTGCTGCTCGACGAGCCGATGGCCGGCGTCAACCCGACCCTCGGGCGGCGCCTCCTCGACTACCTCACCCGGCTGCGCTCCGAGCGCGACCTCACGATCCTGTTCGTGGAGCACGACATGGACGCCGTGATGGAGCGCTCCGACGAGGTGATCGTGATGGCCGAGGGCGCCGTCATCTCCCGGGGCCACCCCGACGAGGTGCGGCGGGACGCGCGGGTCATCGACGCGTACCTCGGGGCGGAGCCGACGCTCTCGTGA
- a CDS encoding branched-chain amino acid ABC transporter permease — protein sequence MTEFLNTTINGLSSGAIYALGAIGLSLVYGILKLVNFAHGDFMTLGGYVAFAINVSAGMPLVVAFLGAIAAVAALGLVLEWGIWAPMRRRGAGVMQLLLLSIGLAFVIRNLILFHWGGDDRSLDVDQFQSWNPFGGVQITAIQVTVIVTAGVVLLVVATMLKSTLIGKTMRALADSFDLAEVSGVNTKRVVTYTWLLAGSLAGLAGVLAAVYTTLTPNTGWFLLLSIFAAVVLGGIGNAYGALVGGVVLGLVQEWSTIFFAATYKEAIGFVVLILVLLLRPQGIFGQARTV from the coding sequence ATGACGGAGTTCCTCAACACGACGATCAACGGCCTCTCGAGCGGGGCCATCTACGCGCTCGGGGCCATCGGGTTGTCGCTGGTCTACGGCATCCTGAAGCTGGTCAACTTCGCGCACGGCGACTTCATGACCCTCGGCGGCTACGTCGCGTTCGCCATCAACGTGAGCGCGGGGATGCCCCTCGTGGTCGCGTTCCTCGGCGCGATCGCCGCGGTCGCCGCCCTCGGCCTGGTCCTCGAGTGGGGCATCTGGGCCCCCATGCGCCGCCGCGGCGCGGGCGTCATGCAGCTCCTGCTGCTCTCGATCGGCCTCGCCTTCGTCATCCGCAACCTGATCCTCTTCCACTGGGGCGGTGACGACCGCTCGCTCGACGTCGACCAGTTCCAGTCGTGGAACCCGTTCGGCGGCGTCCAGATCACCGCGATCCAGGTGACGGTGATCGTCACCGCCGGCGTCGTCCTGCTGGTCGTCGCGACGATGCTGAAGTCGACGCTGATCGGGAAGACGATGCGGGCCCTCGCCGACTCCTTCGACCTGGCCGAGGTCTCCGGCGTCAACACGAAGCGCGTCGTGACGTACACGTGGCTGCTCGCGGGGTCCCTCGCCGGCCTCGCCGGCGTCCTCGCCGCCGTCTACACGACCCTCACCCCCAACACGGGGTGGTTCCTGCTGCTGTCGATCTTCGCGGCGGTCGTGCTCGGCGGCATCGGCAACGCCTACGGCGCGCTCGTCGGCGGCGTCGTGCTCGGGCTGGTGCAGGAGTGGTCGACGATCTTCTTCGCGGCGACCTACAAGGAGGCCATCGGCTTCGTCGTCCTGATCCTCGTGCTGCTCCTCCGGCCGCAGGGCATCTTCGGCCAGGCCCGGACGGTCTGA
- a CDS encoding AzlD domain-containing protein, whose protein sequence is MSWAAVLALAAGTYAMKAAGPLVLGGRRLPPGVTRITDLLPAALLAALVAVQGLTSGGAWALDARAAGVAAALLVAWRRGSFLTIVVAAVVVTAAVRALGG, encoded by the coding sequence GTGAGCTGGGCCGCGGTCCTCGCGCTGGCGGCCGGCACCTACGCCATGAAGGCCGCCGGCCCCCTCGTGCTCGGCGGCCGCCGCCTGCCGCCCGGCGTCACGCGGATCACCGACCTCCTGCCCGCGGCGCTCCTCGCGGCCCTCGTCGCGGTGCAGGGCCTGACGTCCGGCGGCGCGTGGGCGCTCGACGCCCGGGCCGCGGGGGTCGCCGCCGCCCTCCTGGTGGCGTGGCGCCGCGGGTCGTTCCTCACGATCGTCGTCGCGGCGGTCGTCGTCACCGCCGCGGTCCGCGCCCTCGGCGGCTAG